A single window of Pirellulales bacterium DNA harbors:
- a CDS encoding tetratricopeptide repeat protein: MSVQRSFCVVLVVVAQLASPALAAESYEQLVERYGDSFNRGDFKSAEDAARKILAANERAQPPDRVEVARAIILVGAAVGAQYRYADALTLYDRAEPMLRESDPSQAELLAELLDRRGIAYQRTDRLADAQQALERAIAIRTRLHGADSPELVDALENLGDLFDDIGKAKESEELFLRATRIERAAHGDSLLLANVQMDLANLYKELGRNREAESLVKQALAIRETKLGGNDAAVGHCLSALASIYASEGRYAEAEQLHKKGNAIDLKYYGPQHPEYAKGVGNLAYMYAEQGRYAEAEPLMRQALAIFEKSVGPDSAIVAIALSHLAIVLIDQGREVEALPLMQRVLAIRERVYGPDHPAVAMSLNNLANRHTLDRKYEEAEKLYRRALAIFEKALGKEHPRAWEIVNNLGYLAFLQERYDQADELWTSVLAWREKTLSADDPETGRSYYNIGKLRAAQDRHAEAIDSFDRAIEIWERVGMPAHARADAHGRRANSLWALGQRNEAVADLRRAMDLAEEQRGQSSGGEQDRATAFAELRDAFTLMVAWQAELNDPNEAFTAMERSRARSLLDEFNAGDADLHAGRSAAERTQLKQRENELNARIRSLESQVAAASDENRAKLEADLTQAREELYAFYRELRATSEVYRSLLATGGSRPRIGQIQRRVVGADGLMLSYMIGDEATFVLALDGTKAKISKLDITTEDAKALGIEAGPLTADKLHTLLIGEKNDGLVSQLAKPSTALSALPKLAALWNTLIPTEAREAILSGNLQRLVVIPDGALAFLPFETLVVEPGPQPRYLLDVGPPIVYGPSASVLYSLDSRQPAAGGVVLSLGDPVYNQTPRDPQLAQTPRNSTIDRAARFGMKLAPLPNSGKESRWVCDLFAKAGAEAVSLTGNRATEAELRRRAEACRILHLACHGVSDQEYSNLFGALLVSPGPTAASDPADDGQITLPEIYELNLKNCDLAILSACQTNFGPQQQGEGVWALSRGFLVAGARRVVASNWIVDDAAAASLISYFCGGCAKPNDAGAIDYAAALHAAKLWVRQQSQWQSPFYWGSFELVGMP; encoded by the coding sequence GACCGCGCCGAGCCGATGCTGCGCGAAAGCGACCCGTCCCAGGCCGAATTGCTGGCCGAGTTGCTCGACCGCCGCGGCATCGCCTATCAGCGCACCGATCGGCTCGCCGACGCGCAACAGGCGCTCGAGCGGGCGATCGCGATTCGCACTCGGCTCCACGGCGCCGATAGCCCCGAGCTAGTCGACGCGCTGGAGAACCTTGGCGATCTGTTCGACGACATCGGAAAAGCGAAAGAATCTGAAGAACTATTCTTGCGCGCCACGCGCATCGAACGCGCGGCGCACGGCGACTCGTTGCTGCTGGCCAACGTGCAGATGGACCTCGCCAATCTGTATAAGGAACTGGGCCGCAACCGCGAGGCCGAGTCGCTCGTCAAGCAGGCCCTGGCCATCCGCGAGACCAAGCTGGGCGGCAACGATGCCGCCGTGGGTCACTGCCTCAGCGCCCTGGCGTCGATCTATGCCAGCGAAGGCCGCTACGCCGAGGCCGAACAGTTGCATAAGAAAGGCAACGCGATCGACCTCAAGTACTACGGGCCGCAGCACCCCGAATACGCCAAGGGTGTCGGCAATCTTGCTTATATGTATGCCGAGCAAGGCCGTTACGCCGAGGCCGAGCCTCTCATGCGGCAAGCGCTCGCCATCTTCGAGAAATCGGTCGGGCCGGACTCCGCGATTGTAGCCATCGCTCTGTCGCACCTGGCGATCGTACTAATCGACCAGGGGCGCGAAGTCGAAGCCCTCCCGCTGATGCAGCGCGTGCTGGCGATTCGCGAACGAGTCTATGGCCCCGATCATCCCGCTGTGGCCATGAGCCTCAACAATCTGGCCAACCGCCACACCCTGGACCGCAAGTACGAAGAAGCCGAAAAACTCTATCGCCGCGCGCTGGCCATCTTCGAAAAGGCGCTTGGCAAAGAACATCCTCGCGCGTGGGAAATCGTAAACAATCTCGGCTACCTGGCCTTTCTCCAAGAGCGATACGACCAGGCCGACGAGCTGTGGACGAGCGTGCTCGCCTGGCGCGAGAAAACGCTCAGCGCCGATGACCCAGAGACTGGCCGCTCTTACTACAACATCGGCAAACTCCGCGCCGCGCAAGATCGACACGCCGAGGCCATCGACTCCTTTGACCGCGCCATCGAAATTTGGGAGCGCGTCGGCATGCCCGCCCATGCGCGCGCCGACGCGCATGGCCGCCGCGCCAATTCGCTCTGGGCGCTGGGGCAGCGCAACGAGGCCGTCGCCGACCTGCGCCGAGCAATGGACCTGGCCGAGGAGCAGCGCGGCCAGTCGTCGGGCGGCGAACAGGATCGCGCTACCGCGTTTGCCGAATTAAGAGATGCATTCACTTTGATGGTCGCCTGGCAAGCGGAGCTAAACGATCCGAACGAGGCGTTTACCGCCATGGAACGCTCGCGGGCGCGCTCGCTGCTCGATGAATTCAACGCTGGCGACGCCGATCTCCACGCCGGCCGCTCCGCCGCCGAACGGACGCAGCTTAAACAGCGCGAGAACGAGCTGAATGCCCGGATTCGTTCGCTGGAGTCACAGGTCGCCGCCGCCAGCGACGAGAATCGCGCCAAGCTGGAAGCCGACCTGACCCAAGCCCGCGAAGAACTGTACGCCTTCTATCGCGAGCTCCGCGCGACGAGCGAAGTGTACCGCTCGCTATTGGCCACCGGCGGCAGCCGGCCCCGGATTGGTCAAATCCAGCGCCGCGTCGTCGGCGCCGATGGGCTGATGCTGTCGTACATGATCGGCGACGAAGCGACCTTTGTCTTGGCCCTGGACGGAACCAAAGCGAAGATCAGCAAGCTCGACATCACGACGGAGGACGCAAAGGCGCTCGGCATCGAGGCGGGTCCGCTCACGGCCGACAAGCTTCACACCCTGCTGATCGGCGAGAAAAACGACGGCCTCGTTTCGCAACTGGCCAAACCGTCGACGGCGCTCTCGGCGCTCCCCAAGTTGGCCGCGCTATGGAACACGCTAATTCCCACTGAAGCCCGCGAGGCCATTCTCTCCGGCAACCTCCAGCGTTTGGTTGTCATTCCCGATGGCGCGCTGGCGTTTTTGCCCTTCGAGACGCTCGTCGTTGAACCCGGTCCACAGCCGCGCTATCTCCTCGATGTGGGACCGCCGATCGTCTATGGCCCCTCGGCCAGCGTCCTCTACAGTCTCGACTCGCGCCAGCCGGCCGCCGGTGGCGTCGTCCTCTCGCTGGGCGATCCGGTCTATAACCAGACGCCGCGCGACCCCCAATTGGCCCAGACGCCGCGCAATAGTACGATCGACCGCGCCGCGCGTTTTGGTATGAAGCTGGCGCCCTTGCCGAACTCGGGCAAGGAGTCGCGCTGGGTGTGCGATCTATTCGCCAAGGCCGGCGCCGAGGCGGTCAGCCTCACGGGCAACAGAGCCACCGAAGCCGAATTGCGCCGCCGCGCCGAGGCGTGCCGCATCTTGCACCTGGCCTGTCATGGCGTCAGCGATCAAGAGTACAGCAATCTCTTCGGCGCGCTGTTGGTGTCGCCTGGTCCGACCGCCGCCAGCGATCCGGCCGACGATGGGCAGATCACCCTGCCCGAGATTTACGAATTGAACCTCAAGAACTGTGACCTGGCGATCTTGAGCGCTTGCCAGACCAACTTCGGCCCGCAACAGCAAGGCGAAGGGGTCTGGGCGTTGTCGCGCGGCTTTTTGGTGGCCGGCGCGCGGCGCGTGGTGGCCAGCAATTGGATTGTCGACGACGCGGCCGCGGCGAGCCTGATTTCCTATTTCTGCGGCGGCTGCGCCAAGCCCAACGACGCCGGCGCCATTGACTATGCCGCCGCGCTACATGCGGCCAAGCTGTGGGTCCGCCAGCAATCGCAATGGCAAAGCCCGTTTTACTGGGGCAGCTTTGAGCTCGTCGGCATGCCGTGA